The following nucleotide sequence is from Hevea brasiliensis isolate MT/VB/25A 57/8 chromosome 7, ASM3005281v1, whole genome shotgun sequence.
ttgaaagttttaaaattatataaacttAATAAATTTTGTTTGAAAAATATGAGAGAATCTTAATCCAATTTACTGTATAAAGGAGAAAAAATATTGCAATATTAAAGTCAAAAATCCCAAAAGATTTCCCACCGATTAATTGGGCCATTGCTTGGTACAGAAATAGTTAGATGCCTATATGAGCTGGTTTATACCCTTCTTCTTGCTCCTCTATCAAAGGAATCCAAAGAAAGAGAAAGTACCCACAAAAAAGCAAATTAAAGTTTCCACTGCATGGACAAAAGAAGCTTTTACTTAGTTTTTCACAGCTAATACCATTCTGTACTTACTTTACTACTCCAAATTTCAATATATTCTCTCTTAATCTCTCTCCGCACCCTCCCTTTTCTCATCTTCTAACTCTTTAGACTCTTCAAGTGCTCTCTATTGTCAAGAAATGGTTAAATTTGGAGGTGTAGTTATTTGTCTCTTGATTGTTGCAATTGATGTGGGTGCTGGGATTCTTGGCATCCAAGCAGAAATTGCACAAAACAAGGTGAATATTAGTATATCTTTTTGGTCCATTCTTGATTTTCTTCATATATTTTTCTTGTATCTCTTGATTCGCTTATGGGATTTGTATGTACAATTTGTACAGGTTAAGCACTTGAGGCTGTGGATATTTGAGTGTAGAGACCCAAGCCAAGATGCTTTCAAACTAGGGTTGGCTGCAGCAGCACTATTAGGTCTAGCCCATGTTATTGCTAACTTGCTTGGTGGGTGTATGTGCATTTGTTCTCAAGAAGAGCTTCAAAGAGCTTCCCCTAACAAGCAACTTTCTGTGGCTTGCTTCTTTTTTACTTGGTATGTTTTCAGCACCTACAcctcttaattaattattttcttaattagttCTTCATTGAGAGTCCATTTGGCCCGATTTGTGGTTCTAAGCTGGAAAGTCAAAATGAGTTGCATAGAAAGCTGTTGAGAGCTCACTTTTCCATATAGCACTTGTTTTGGCCCTTGGCCTCCGTGCACAGTAATGAAAAGTCTACATGCTAACTAAGCTAAAGCTAAAAAACCTTGCTAATTGGATTGATTTGAGGGATGAAGACGGGTAATCATATTCCTTTTATTACAGTAAATGGTATGTATTATACACTATATATATTCTGCATCATATTAAATTtgcttttaataaaaaaaaatataaaaactttagctcaaaattaaaatataaatttttcttatttaaacttGATTAAGTATAGACTAAAGACGCATAATATATGGTGATATTAACTTATTATGTATATGGATTCACTAAGTCTAAGTAAAAATTTTCTATTAACATATACAGTTGTGTGAAGAGACTTCAAGAATTTCCCATTAACATATATAGTTGTGTGAAGAGATGTGAAGTctcaaaattattaattaattttacgatTGATTGAACAGGATCATATTAGCAGTTGGATTGTCGATGTTGGTGATAGGCACTTTGTCAAATAACAAGTCAAGAGCTTCGTGTGGTTTCTCACACCATCATTTTCTATCAATTGGAGGCATTTTGTGCTTTGTTCATGGACTGTTCTGTGTTGCATATTACGTTTCTGCCACTGCTGCTCTTACTGAGGAAGAAAAGTATGGTGGTGCTTAAGCTTATAACCATAAGGCCCTTTTATGTGCTgcgcttttcttttccttttttcctttctttAGTCATTAGTCATTTTCATGCCCTCTTTTTGCAAGGTAAATTAAGTTTGTAATCATCCTGTTTAATTTGTGGCATGAAACAACTAATTAAATACATTAGTTGTTATATTAgttgttaattaatttaaatttattttctttattcaatttttatgttaatagggaaaataatttaattaatacatcTTCCACTAAGCTAGAATTAGTGGGACCTTCTGGTATCATTATAAGGATATGCTAATGGGTGGTGATCTCACAAATGGTTggattaattttatttgatattttcttattttaatttaaaatatgctttgttaacttttttttttacaaaattaatgaataatgttaaaaaaaagaaaattaatgaatataatatattaaattaataatttaataaaattattttatttttcaagtgtaatattgatAATGAAAATATTTTACGATATATTTCAAGTATGTACAggcataaaaatattatttttaattattagtaaatacaaataattaataaattaatttataattttctt
It contains:
- the LOC110655532 gene encoding protein VASCULATURE COMPLEXITY AND CONNECTIVITY; translated protein: MVKFGGVVICLLIVAIDVGAGILGIQAEIAQNKVKHLRLWIFECRDPSQDAFKLGLAAAALLGLAHVIANLLGGCMCICSQEELQRASPNKQLSVACFFFTWIILAVGLSMLVIGTLSNNKSRASCGFSHHHFLSIGGILCFVHGLFCVAYYVSATAALTEEEKYGGA